One Palaemon carinicauda isolate YSFRI2023 chromosome 4, ASM3689809v2, whole genome shotgun sequence DNA segment encodes these proteins:
- the LOC137639056 gene encoding interleukin-1 receptor-associated kinase 1-binding protein 1 homolog, protein MSEIVEVIGMGEVVVRPTMTILELSLTSQKETLELCRASVEKRKPYVYQTLLNHKTKESDISEMEEIREKGENFKELVVTVSATLPIREARDVISLLLEKLGNTISLQKMGYLHSCESLSESRIKAGKRAAEEAKLRAADMAEAVGSVLGPCLEIVEEACTQVATTHDKRESWVVDTALRQHVTHVHTPVIVCTTLRARFALLAYGAPKKS, encoded by the exons ATGAGTGAAATTGTGGAAGTTATTGGCATGGGAGAAGTTGTTGTCAGACCAACTATGACAATTTTGGAACTAAGTTTGACGTCTCAAAAAGAAACACTTGAACTTTGCCGGGCGTCTGTGGAGAAACGGAAACCGTACGTGTATCAGACG CTGTTAAATCATAAAACAAAAGAAAGCGACATTAGTGAGATGGAAGAGATCCGAGAGAAAGGAGAAAACTTTAAGGAATTGGTAGTTACGGTCTCAGCTACACTTCCGATTCGCGAAGCCAGAGACGTCATCAGTCTTCTACTGGAAAAACTTGGCAACACCATAAGTTTGCAAAAG ATGGGATATCTGCACTCATGCGAATCTTTATCAGAAAGCAGAATCAAAGCAGGGAAGAGAGCAGCAGAAGAAGCAAAACTAAGGGCTGCTGACATGGCCGAAGCTGTCGGCTCAGTACTTGGACCGTGTCTGGAAATAGTCGAAGAAGCTTGTACGCAAGTTGCCACTACTCACG ATAAACGAGAATCTTGGGTTGTTGATACAGCTTTAAGACAACATGTAACTCACGTTCACACTCCTGTTATCGTATGCACAACGCTCAGGGCCAGATTTGCCCTGCTAGCGTACGGTGCGCCAAAGAAGTCATGA